A single Dunckerocampus dactyliophorus isolate RoL2022-P2 chromosome 2, RoL_Ddac_1.1, whole genome shotgun sequence DNA region contains:
- the pter gene encoding phosphotriesterase-related protein translates to MPELSGKVQTVLGLLDPDQLGRTMTHEHLTMSFECCYLPPPPGDEKVAEDPFHMQNMHWLRQNPYNCHQNLLFYQETDAVRDELLAYRKAGGGSIVENTTTGIARDLPTLRKLAKETGVHVVAGAGYYVDCTHSDATRKMSVEELTDVIINEVLHGADGTDIRCGVIGEIGTGWPITESERKVLKAAAHTQAQLGCPVIIHPGRNSAAPTEVVRILQEAGGDIGKTVMSHLDRTIFNDGELLEFAELGSYLEYDLFGAEMLNYPYNLDVDMPSDSQRVKTLAFLIKEGYEDKIVIAHDIHTKNRLTKYGGHGYSHILTSIVPKMLTRGITQTQVDKILVDNPKRWLTFK, encoded by the exons ATGCCGGAGCTGAGCGGCAAGGTCCAGACCGTCCTGGGTCTGCTGGACCCAGACCAGCTGGGTCGCACCATGACCCACGAGCACCTGACGATGAGCTTTGAGTGCTGCTACTTGCCCCCGCCGCCGGGTGACGAGAAAGTGGCGGAGGACCCCTTCCATATGCAGAACATGCACTGGCTCAGGCAGAACCCTTACAACTGTCACCAGAACCTGCTGTTCTATCAGGAGACTGATGCTGTGCGCGATGAACTGCTGGCCTACAGGAAGGCCGGCGGGGGCTCCATTGTGGAGAACACCACCACGGGCATCGCCCGGGACCTGCCCACCCTAAGGAAGTTGGCCAAGGAGACCGGGGTCCACGTTGTGGCAGGAGCGGGCTACTATGTGGACTGTACTCACAGTGACGCCACCAGGAAGATGAGTGTGGAGGAG TTGACCGACGTCATCATCAACGAAGTCCTCCACGGCGCCGACGGCACAGACATCCGTTGTGGCGTGATCGGAGAGATCGGAACTGGCTGGCCCATCACGGAGAGCGAGAGGAAGGTGCTGAAGGCCGCGGCGCACACACAGGCCCAGCTGGGCTGCCCCGTCATCATACATCCCGGACGCAATTCCGCCGCTCCAACTGAGGTGGTCCGCATTCTCCAGGAGGCAGGAGGTGACATAGGGAAAACAGTCATGTCTCACCTGGACAG GACCATCTTTAATGACGGTGAACTGCTGGAGTTTGCTGAGCTGGGAAGTTACCTAGAATACGACCTGTTTGGAGCCGAGATGCTCAACTACCCCTACAACTTGGACGTGGACATGCCCAGCGACAGCCAGAGAGTCAAAAC CTTGGCGTTCCTGATCAAAGAGGGCTATGAGGACAAGATTGTCATCGCGCACGACATCCACACCAAGAACCGTCTGACCAAATACGGTGGCCACGGCTACTCGCACATCCTGACCAGCATCGTTCCCAAGATGCTGACCAGGGGCATCACGCAGACGCAGGTGGACAAGATCCTGGTGGACAACCCCAAGCGCTGGCTGACCTTCAAATAA
- the c1ql3b gene encoding complement C1q-like protein 3b produces MIATGVCGVALVLVLVVLIPAMVNSAGTPARYEMLGSCQMVCDPHGTTATAPAKAVGPVKDTNGLTQSLPTFIQGPQGEPGRVGRMGPRGPVGEPGPPGPAGPPGERGAPGLPGPPGASGPTGAISAATYNTVPKIAFYAGLKKQHEGYEVLKFDDVVTNLGNHYDPATGKFTCSIPGIYFFVYHVLMRGGDGTSMWADLCKNNQVRASAIAQDADQNYDYASNSVVLHLEPGDEIYIKLDGGKAHGGNNNKYSTFSGFMLYAD; encoded by the exons ATGATCGCAACTGGTGTTTGTGGCGTGGCGCTGGTCCTGGTGCTGGTGGTGCTCATCCCGGCCATGGTCAACTCCGCCGGAACCCCCGCCCGCTACGAGATGCTCGGCTCCTGCCAAATGGTGTGCGACCCTCACGGGACGACCGCCACGGCTCCGGCGAAGGCGGTCGGTCCGGTGAAAGACACCAACGGCCTGACGCAATCCCTGCCCACCTTCATCCAAGGTCCGCAAGGCGAGCCGGGACGCGTGGGCAGGATGGGTCCGAGGGGTCCGGTGGGCGAGCCCGGCCCGCCCGGTCCCGCTGGCCCGCCGGGGGAGAGAGGGGCACCCGGTCTTCCGGGTCCACCTGGAGCGAGTGGACCTACGGGTGCAATCAGCGCCGCCACTTACAACACGGTCCCAAAGATCGCCTTCTATGCAGGACTCAAGAAGCAGCATGAGGGATACGAGGTGCTCAAATTCGACGACGTGGTCACAAATCTGGGGAACCACTACGACCCTGCCACGGGCAAGTTCACATGTTCCATACCCGGGATTTACTTCTTCGTTTACCATGTGCTGATGCGAGGCGGGGACGGGACCAGCATGTGGGCCGACCTGTGCAAGAACAACCAG GTCCGAGCCAGCGCCATCGCCCAGGACGCAGACCAGAACTACGACTACGCAAGCAACAGCGTGGTCTTGCACTTGGAGCCCGGCGATGAGATCTACATCAAGCTGGACGGGGGCAAGGCCCATGggggcaacaacaacaagtaCAGCACCTTCTCGGGCTTCATGCTGTACGCCGACTGA